In Gammaproteobacteria bacterium, one DNA window encodes the following:
- a CDS encoding amidohydrolase family protein, with product MIGFRAYGIAAGHAALGCAFLALVAAACSPAEEGEPAASDVTVVWGGGLFDGTGDAVVPNPGIVMAEGRFHAVDAVAASEAVAAGATVVEVGEGEVILPGMLDLHAHFHLDLLGEGRVDETTVYPALFLANGVTSTFPNGEASPDKMRALQERLQSGEQVGARLLRSGPYFGSSRVGWDPFFTAEEVHRQVDALVEEGVTGFKAKTIRAPQLEALIERAHYHGLSVTGHLGSGFGGSVNPRDAIRMGIDRIEHFMGGDAMPAVRSAYASFEEMTPDMPEFERIVQLYLDEGVNYNATMSAYGYSGGRDPDIFENFADEMSYLTPYARELVEERLAAEPRQVSEQFERIYNVKQQLVQRFYDMGGGHLITMGTDHPSTGEFFSPFSVHRELALFVKSGIPEAAVLRFATRNAAEALRVDGDLGTIEAGKIADLVILGANPLDDIRNTRDVRMVFKDGVAYDPAELLESSKGRIGPQGPEDLPDFAAVDVPPPGGE from the coding sequence ATGATCGGGTTCAGGGCATACGGAATCGCCGCGGGACATGCGGCGCTGGGTTGCGCCTTCCTCGCGCTCGTCGCCGCGGCATGTTCGCCGGCGGAGGAGGGGGAGCCCGCCGCATCGGACGTGACGGTCGTCTGGGGCGGCGGCCTGTTCGACGGGACCGGGGACGCCGTGGTTCCCAACCCGGGGATCGTGATGGCGGAGGGGCGCTTCCATGCGGTGGACGCCGTGGCTGCATCGGAGGCGGTCGCGGCCGGGGCGACGGTGGTGGAGGTCGGGGAAGGGGAGGTGATCCTTCCCGGCATGCTCGACCTGCACGCCCACTTCCACCTCGACCTGCTGGGGGAGGGCCGCGTCGACGAGACCACCGTCTATCCCGCGCTCTTCCTGGCCAACGGGGTGACCAGCACCTTCCCGAACGGGGAAGCCAGCCCGGACAAGATGCGGGCCCTGCAGGAGCGCCTGCAGTCGGGCGAGCAGGTGGGCGCGCGGCTGCTCCGGTCCGGGCCCTACTTCGGCTCGTCGCGGGTGGGGTGGGATCCCTTTTTCACGGCCGAGGAGGTCCACCGCCAGGTGGACGCGCTGGTCGAGGAGGGGGTGACGGGCTTCAAGGCCAAGACCATTCGGGCCCCGCAGCTGGAGGCGTTGATCGAGCGGGCCCACTACCACGGCCTCAGCGTGACCGGCCACCTGGGCTCGGGCTTCGGGGGCTCGGTCAACCCGCGCGACGCCATCCGCATGGGGATCGACCGCATCGAGCACTTCATGGGCGGGGATGCGATGCCGGCGGTGCGTTCCGCCTACGCCTCGTTCGAGGAGATGACTCCGGACATGCCCGAGTTCGAGCGCATCGTCCAGCTCTACCTCGACGAGGGCGTCAACTACAACGCGACCATGAGCGCGTACGGATACTCGGGAGGCCGCGACCCCGACATCTTCGAGAACTTCGCGGACGAGATGAGCTACCTGACCCCATACGCCCGCGAACTCGTCGAGGAGCGCCTCGCCGCGGAGCCCCGCCAGGTGAGCGAGCAGTTCGAGCGCATCTACAACGTCAAGCAGCAGCTCGTCCAGCGCTTCTACGACATGGGGGGCGGGCACCTGATCACGATGGGAACCGACCACCCGTCCACGGGCGAGTTCTTCTCGCCCTTCTCGGTGCACCGGGAGCTGGCGCTGTTCGTGAAGTCGGGCATCCCCGAGGCCGCCGTGCTCCGGTTCGCCACCAGGAACGCGGCCGAGGCTCTTCGGGTGGACGGTGACCTGGGCACCATCGAAGCCGGCAAGATCGCCGACCTGGTCATCCTCGGAGCGAATCCGCTGGACGACATCCGCAACACCCGCGACGTGCGCATGGTGTTCAAGGACGGGGTGGCGTACGACCCGGCCGAGCTGCTCGAGTCCTCGAAGGGCAGGATCGGTCCCCAGGGGCCGGAGGACCTGCCGGACTTCGCCGCCGTCGACGTGCCGCCGCCGGGAGGGGAGTGA
- a CDS encoding RagB/SusD family nutrient uptake outer membrane protein: MIDLRSSESSPHGHEVTTMRRYSEYIGRRRRARRQGRGSRAMAILSGILLAGTVACESLLEVEIPGQVEDAALDDPALAGTMVISALGEFECALNTLVPTNAFLTGEFIASNFFLSSNVWGWRGETEIRATSGACSTSRAATNYGYYTPFQRARFLAEDAVRRITEFSDADVPDKSNVLGTLNAYAGYSLVHLGENYCEMALDNGPLMQPREVLALAAERFTTAMSQASDPSIVNMARVGRARANLDLGNLSEAAADAEQVPEGFVRNAEYSTAQIRRENSTYNRTETDYLSVGFAWRDLEVAGMPDPRVPVVNTGRKGQDGETDQWDQLKYTSRDDPIPIASWREAQFIIAEARMGQAALDALNRVRDVYGIPHIQMSEVDDMLATILEERKRTFFLEGHWHSDMIRHNIQFPQGVNHKGNSFQPYSCMPLPDIEVNNNVNLSG; encoded by the coding sequence ATGATCGACCTTCGAAGCAGCGAATCCAGTCCGCACGGGCACGAGGTGACGACAATGAGACGGTACAGCGAATACATCGGACGCCGGCGCCGGGCTCGCCGGCAGGGAAGGGGTTCCCGGGCGATGGCGATCCTGAGCGGCATTCTGCTCGCGGGAACGGTGGCCTGTGAATCCCTTCTGGAGGTGGAGATCCCCGGGCAGGTCGAGGACGCAGCGCTCGACGATCCGGCGCTGGCCGGCACCATGGTGATCAGCGCGCTGGGCGAGTTCGAGTGCGCCCTCAACACCCTGGTTCCCACCAACGCGTTTCTCACGGGCGAGTTCATCGCCTCCAACTTCTTCCTGAGTTCCAACGTCTGGGGCTGGCGCGGGGAGACCGAAATCCGGGCCACCTCGGGCGCCTGCTCGACCTCCCGGGCGGCTACCAACTACGGCTACTACACGCCCTTCCAGCGGGCCCGCTTCCTGGCCGAGGACGCCGTGCGCCGCATCACCGAGTTCAGCGACGCGGACGTTCCCGACAAGTCCAACGTGCTGGGCACCCTGAACGCGTACGCGGGCTACAGCCTGGTGCACCTGGGCGAGAACTACTGCGAGATGGCGCTCGACAACGGGCCGCTCATGCAGCCTCGCGAGGTCCTGGCGCTCGCCGCGGAGCGCTTCACCACCGCGATGAGCCAGGCCTCGGATCCATCCATCGTCAACATGGCGCGGGTGGGACGGGCGCGCGCGAACCTCGACCTGGGGAATCTGTCGGAAGCCGCAGCGGACGCGGAGCAGGTGCCCGAGGGGTTTGTGCGCAACGCCGAATACTCGACCGCCCAGATCCGGCGCGAGAACTCGACCTACAACCGCACCGAGACCGACTACCTGTCGGTGGGCTTCGCCTGGCGTGACCTGGAGGTCGCCGGCATGCCGGATCCGCGCGTGCCGGTGGTGAACACCGGGCGCAAGGGCCAGGACGGCGAGACCGACCAGTGGGACCAGCTCAAGTACACGTCGCGCGACGATCCAATTCCCATCGCGTCATGGCGCGAGGCCCAATTCATCATCGCCGAGGCACGCATGGGACAGGCCGCCCTCGACGCGCTGAACCGGGTGCGCGACGTGTACGGGATTCCCCACATCCAGATGAGTGAGGTCGACGACATGCTGGCGACCATCCTGGAGGAGCGGAAGCGCACCTTCTTCCTGGAGGGCCACTGGCACAGCGACATGATCCGCCACAACATCCAGTTCCCGCAGGGAGTGAACCACAAGGGCAACAGCTTCCAGCCCTACAGTTGCATGCCGCTGCCCGACATCGAGGTGAACAACAACGTCAACCTTTCGGGCTAG
- a CDS encoding SusC/RagA family TonB-linked outer membrane protein, with product MGKFRPFARALACLAGALAVVLASGTPAAAQTGNLVGQVVNAETLQPLAGVQVYIQGLDLGTATNQNGRYILSVPAGSHEVAFESLGFGTQTVTATVTADLATEINVSLREEALALDEIVVTGTAGGTQRRAIGNVVETVDAAAVLEVAPVTSVQTLLAQRTPGMIMLPSAGQVGTGSPIRIRGTTSMSLGNDPIVYIDGIRMDSNPRGGPGVRGGARVSRLNDLSPEDIESIEVIKGPSAATLYGTEASNGVIQIITKRGAVGAPRFDISVRSGANWLQNSAGRAGGDPNSCYNNPASLDALACANGLQWRRNANTGQLEGFNLVQQEIDAGRPPIFRTGLQQGYNLGLRGGTEDVRYYTSLSWDDDEGIVGYDFATRLNGRVNLDLVLSEDVSLRTSTGYMQNRVRLAQNRGGFGAEPFSGIIWGFPSTIETPQRGFMVAPPEEWSKHVTRADNDRITTSLEFGYNPADWTTHRLSFGLDRGEAVDWVLIPRQPEGRSHFWGRRGLGLKDVARIANRFTTLDYSGSAFLDVRPGLRLTSSVGVQYYQRQTSIIEAEGSEFPAVPITTVSGGADRDSGENFTENITLGAYVQQQLDWNNRVFLTAAVRGDDNSAFGADFDAAVYPKFSATWVVTEEDFFDVGWIEQLRLRSAWGAAGQQPGTFDAARLYVPGVGFGDQPGLLPGSFGNPQLKPERGEELEYGFDLSLLGGRLELIVSRYDRTIKDAIVQRPVPTSTGFSGRQIVNLAEVKAWGNEVGVDFRAIEGPVFNWDISGQFATMNNEIQDLGGLSFVPAGGQQSHYEGYSIGAFFAKRVVSAQIDAGGFVTSAMCDGGTGVGGIDSGGSPVACGGAPDVHWAPSTPTWQVGITNSFSINNLRLYARIEGNGGHWNFNSELRAAHNIGVTEAVICRCIPEVQARRQYENNTMGFHEGGFLRLREVGASHSIPGDLLTHIGASRGVISVSARNMAMLWTKAHGWGTWRDGRVMPPGGFGGRWSWDAELRSTGNIRADQQTVMPPFASFTANVRLSF from the coding sequence ATGGGTAAGTTTCGTCCGTTCGCACGGGCGCTTGCCTGCCTGGCCGGAGCCTTGGCTGTGGTCCTTGCCTCCGGCACGCCCGCCGCTGCCCAAACGGGCAATCTCGTCGGCCAGGTAGTCAACGCCGAAACCCTCCAACCCCTCGCCGGAGTCCAGGTCTACATCCAGGGACTTGACCTGGGCACCGCCACCAACCAGAACGGGCGCTACATCCTGAGCGTCCCCGCCGGAAGCCACGAGGTCGCCTTCGAAAGCCTGGGCTTCGGCACGCAGACCGTGACCGCCACGGTCACCGCCGACCTGGCCACCGAGATCAACGTGTCGCTGCGCGAGGAGGCGCTCGCGCTCGACGAGATCGTGGTCACCGGCACCGCCGGAGGAACCCAGCGCCGCGCCATCGGCAACGTGGTGGAGACGGTGGACGCGGCCGCCGTGCTCGAGGTCGCGCCGGTCACCAGCGTCCAGACGCTCCTGGCCCAGCGCACCCCCGGCATGATCATGCTGCCGTCGGCCGGCCAGGTCGGCACCGGCTCGCCGATCCGCATCCGCGGCACCACCAGCATGTCGCTCGGCAACGACCCCATCGTCTACATCGACGGCATCCGCATGGACTCCAACCCGCGCGGCGGACCGGGCGTGCGCGGCGGGGCCCGGGTCAGCCGCCTGAACGACCTGAGCCCCGAAGACATCGAGAGCATCGAGGTCATCAAGGGGCCCTCGGCGGCCACCCTCTACGGCACCGAGGCCTCCAACGGGGTGATCCAGATCATCACCAAGCGCGGAGCGGTGGGCGCCCCCCGGTTCGACATCAGCGTGCGCAGCGGCGCGAACTGGCTCCAGAACTCGGCGGGCCGCGCGGGCGGGGATCCGAACTCCTGCTACAATAACCCTGCATCGCTGGACGCGCTCGCGTGCGCCAACGGCCTCCAGTGGCGCAGAAACGCCAACACCGGGCAGCTCGAGGGTTTCAACCTCGTCCAACAGGAGATCGACGCGGGACGCCCGCCCATCTTCCGCACCGGCCTCCAGCAGGGCTACAACCTGGGGCTGAGGGGAGGCACCGAGGACGTGCGCTACTACACGTCGCTCTCCTGGGACGACGACGAAGGCATCGTCGGCTACGACTTCGCCACCCGCCTCAACGGCCGGGTCAACCTGGACCTGGTGCTCTCCGAGGATGTCTCGCTGCGGACCAGCACGGGATACATGCAGAACCGGGTCCGGCTCGCCCAGAACCGGGGCGGGTTCGGCGCCGAGCCCTTCAGCGGCATCATCTGGGGATTCCCGAGCACCATCGAGACGCCGCAGCGCGGCTTCATGGTGGCGCCGCCCGAGGAGTGGTCCAAGCACGTCACACGGGCCGACAACGACCGCATCACAACGAGCCTCGAGTTCGGATACAATCCCGCGGACTGGACCACGCACCGGCTCTCCTTCGGTCTGGACCGGGGCGAGGCTGTCGACTGGGTGCTCATCCCGCGGCAGCCCGAGGGCCGCTCGCACTTCTGGGGAAGGCGCGGTCTCGGCTTGAAGGATGTTGCGCGCATCGCCAACCGCTTCACCACGCTCGACTACAGCGGATCGGCCTTCCTGGATGTGCGTCCCGGCCTCCGGCTCACCAGCTCGGTGGGCGTGCAGTACTACCAGCGCCAGACTTCCATCATCGAAGCCGAGGGATCGGAGTTCCCGGCGGTGCCTATCACGACCGTGAGCGGCGGCGCCGATCGCGACAGCGGCGAGAACTTCACCGAGAACATCACCCTGGGCGCCTACGTCCAGCAGCAGCTGGACTGGAACAACCGCGTCTTCCTGACCGCGGCCGTGCGGGGAGACGACAACAGCGCCTTCGGGGCCGACTTCGACGCGGCCGTCTACCCCAAGTTCAGCGCCACCTGGGTCGTCACCGAAGAGGACTTCTTCGACGTGGGCTGGATCGAACAGCTGCGGCTGCGTTCGGCCTGGGGCGCCGCCGGACAGCAGCCCGGCACCTTCGACGCGGCGCGCCTCTACGTCCCGGGCGTGGGCTTCGGCGACCAGCCCGGCCTGCTCCCCGGCTCCTTCGGCAACCCGCAGCTCAAGCCGGAGCGCGGCGAGGAGCTGGAGTACGGCTTCGATCTGAGCCTGCTGGGCGGACGCCTGGAACTCATCGTCAGCCGCTACGACCGCACCATCAAGGATGCCATCGTCCAGCGCCCGGTCCCCACCTCCACGGGCTTCTCCGGGCGCCAGATCGTGAACCTGGCCGAGGTCAAGGCCTGGGGGAACGAGGTCGGCGTCGACTTCCGAGCCATCGAGGGCCCGGTGTTCAACTGGGACATCAGCGGCCAGTTCGCCACCATGAACAACGAGATCCAGGACCTCGGCGGGCTGTCCTTCGTGCCCGCGGGCGGCCAGCAGTCCCACTACGAGGGCTACTCCATCGGCGCCTTCTTCGCCAAGCGGGTGGTGTCGGCGCAGATCGACGCCGGCGGCTTCGTGACCTCGGCGATGTGCGACGGCGGAACCGGTGTCGGCGGCATAGACTCGGGCGGCTCTCCGGTCGCCTGCGGCGGTGCGCCCGACGTGCACTGGGCCCCGTCCACGCCCACCTGGCAGGTCGGCATCACCAACAGCTTCAGCATCAACAACCTGCGCCTCTACGCGCGCATCGAAGGCAACGGAGGCCACTGGAACTTCAATTCCGAGTTGCGCGCCGCCCACAACATCGGCGTGACCGAAGCCGTCATCTGCCGCTGCATTCCCGAGGTGCAGGCCCGGCGCCAGTACGAGAACAACACCATGGGCTTCCACGAGGGCGGATTCCTGCGCCTTCGCGAGGTCGGGGCGAGCCACAGCATTCCCGGGGACCTGCTCACCCACATAGGAGCTTCCCGCGGGGTCATCAGCGTGTCCGCGCGCAACATGGCCATGCTCTGGACCAAGGCCCACGGATGGGGCACCTGGCGCGACGGCCGGGTGATGCCTCCGGGCGGATTCGGAGGGAGATGGTCCTGGGACGCGGAGCTGCGCAGCACCGGCAACATCCGCGCGGATCAGCAGACCGTCATGCCGCCGTTCGCCAGCTTCACGGCGAACGTGCGCCTGAGCTTCTGA
- a CDS encoding peptidylprolyl isomerase has product MAPAVGSESGRRWWAVALAALVGAGCAPGDERSALSSREILLDPTLPAWSEAAPDTFLARFETSAGDFAIEVVRAWAPVGADRFYNLVRHGYYDDARFHRTVPDFIVQWGLAGDPEVTAAWIGETIRDDDAVLASNVRGTIAFAFTEPHTRATQVYINLVDNSRLDAQGFPPFGRVVEGMEVVDRIYPGYGESSGGGLRRGDQSAIVAGGNDYLDREFPMLTRLLRATVERGSKE; this is encoded by the coding sequence GTGGCTCCAGCAGTTGGAAGCGAGAGCGGTCGGCGGTGGTGGGCGGTGGCGCTGGCGGCGCTCGTCGGGGCAGGTTGCGCGCCCGGGGACGAGCGCTCCGCCCTCTCCTCCCGCGAGATCCTGCTCGATCCCACCCTCCCGGCGTGGAGCGAGGCCGCTCCCGACACCTTCCTGGCTCGCTTCGAGACCAGCGCGGGTGACTTCGCCATCGAGGTGGTGCGAGCCTGGGCGCCCGTGGGGGCCGACCGATTCTACAACCTGGTGCGCCACGGCTACTACGACGACGCGCGCTTCCACCGCACCGTACCGGACTTCATCGTGCAGTGGGGACTGGCGGGCGATCCCGAGGTCACGGCCGCCTGGATCGGCGAGACCATCCGGGACGACGACGCGGTGTTGGCCAGCAACGTGCGCGGCACCATAGCGTTCGCCTTCACGGAGCCGCACACCCGCGCCACACAGGTGTACATCAACCTGGTGGACAACAGCCGCCTGGACGCGCAGGGCTTCCCGCCCTTCGGCCGGGTGGTGGAGGGGATGGAGGTTGTGGACCGCATCTACCCGGGGTACGGCGAGAGCTCGGGGGGCGGGCTGCGGCGCGGCGACCAGAGCGCGATCGTGGCGGGTGGCAACGACTATCTCGACCGCGAGTTCCCGATGCTCACCCGCCTCCTGAGGGCCACGGTGGAGCGCGGCTCGAAGGAGTGA
- a CDS encoding helix-hairpin-helix domain-containing protein encodes MSRSNTAMLVLAVIPLLSAGCAGDSDAAESEPAAAVDVEAMGGMNAADAMAALSNPNLATEDELTAVPGITAEAAAAVAGGRPYLRAADLHAVLAGAIGEEAAVGAYRALWLPINLNDVTNDEILLIPGVGDRMAHEFEEYRPYVDMGEFRMEIGKYVDENEVERLARYVYVPIDLNTAPREEIMAVPGMSERMAHEFEEYRPYTDLDQFRREIGKYVDENEVARFERYVTLNQGG; translated from the coding sequence ATGTCCCGCAGTAACACCGCAATGCTCGTCCTTGCCGTGATTCCGCTCCTGTCGGCCGGCTGTGCCGGGGATAGCGATGCGGCGGAGTCCGAGCCCGCCGCCGCCGTGGACGTCGAGGCCATGGGCGGTATGAACGCCGCCGATGCAATGGCCGCCCTCTCCAACCCCAACCTCGCCACTGAAGACGAGCTCACCGCGGTCCCGGGGATCACGGCGGAGGCCGCCGCGGCGGTTGCCGGCGGACGGCCCTACCTGCGGGCGGCGGATCTGCACGCGGTGCTGGCGGGGGCGATCGGAGAGGAGGCGGCGGTAGGGGCCTACCGCGCGCTCTGGCTGCCGATCAACCTCAACGACGTGACCAACGACGAGATCCTGCTGATTCCGGGTGTTGGGGATCGGATGGCCCACGAGTTCGAAGAGTACCGTCCATACGTGGACATGGGCGAGTTCCGCATGGAGATCGGGAAGTACGTGGACGAGAACGAAGTTGAGCGGCTCGCCCGGTATGTGTACGTCCCTATCGACCTGAACACGGCCCCCCGCGAAGAGATCATGGCGGTTCCCGGGATGAGCGAGCGCATGGCCCACGAGTTCGAGGAGTACCGCCCGTACACCGACCTGGACCAGTTCCGGCGCGAGATCGGAAAGTACGTGGACGAAAACGAAGTCGCGCGGTTCGAGCGCTACGTGACGCTGAACCAGGGCGGATAA
- a CDS encoding PepSY-associated TM helix domain-containing protein has translation MIRAVIFWLHLSVAAAAGVVILMLAATGVVLSLQETATGLAERRYFVAAPETVERLPPEELAGAAGFTTTSLSYRSDPRAPVRVYEGRDRYARVNPYTGQVLATGPGGLERFFEGVHNWHRWFNVSGGSVRRARAVTGAVNVAFLFLLLTGPILWIPRPVTRRSLANAILLRPGARGAGRDLNWHQVVGIWSVLPLAAIAATGVATSYPAAGDRVYPMVGNAMSAGSWAVASASGGMGFDEAAIPEDSARVAEPDLRAVLATAEGWAPEWRTMILNMPRPADSEVRVEVQAGRAGQPHRTGFLTVDAASGTARAWESFADDSPARRAQQFLRYAHTGEYWGLGGQLLAGLYSLAAAVMVWTGLSLAVRRLRRFVSSRRTN, from the coding sequence ATGATCCGCGCAGTCATCTTCTGGCTGCATCTTTCTGTAGCCGCGGCCGCCGGGGTGGTTATCCTGATGTTGGCAGCGACGGGGGTGGTGCTGTCGCTGCAGGAGACGGCGACGGGGCTTGCGGAGCGGCGGTACTTCGTGGCCGCGCCCGAGACTGTGGAACGGCTGCCTCCTGAGGAACTCGCAGGGGCGGCCGGGTTCACGACGACTTCGCTGAGTTACCGTTCGGATCCGCGCGCGCCGGTGCGCGTCTACGAGGGGCGGGACCGGTACGCCCGCGTCAATCCCTACACGGGGCAGGTGTTGGCAACGGGACCGGGCGGACTCGAGCGGTTCTTCGAAGGCGTTCACAACTGGCACCGCTGGTTCAACGTCTCCGGAGGCTCGGTGCGTCGTGCCCGGGCGGTGACGGGAGCGGTCAACGTGGCCTTCCTCTTTCTGCTGCTTACCGGACCGATCCTGTGGATCCCGCGGCCCGTCACGCGGCGGTCGCTCGCCAACGCGATCCTCCTCCGTCCCGGGGCGAGAGGCGCCGGGCGCGACCTCAACTGGCACCAGGTGGTCGGGATCTGGTCCGTCCTGCCGCTGGCCGCGATCGCCGCAACCGGGGTCGCCACATCGTATCCGGCTGCGGGAGATCGGGTCTACCCGATGGTGGGAAACGCTATGTCCGCCGGGTCATGGGCGGTCGCATCAGCGTCCGGAGGGATGGGGTTCGACGAGGCGGCGATTCCGGAGGACTCGGCTCGCGTGGCGGAGCCGGACCTGAGGGCCGTGCTCGCAACGGCCGAGGGATGGGCGCCGGAGTGGCGGACCATGATTCTGAACATGCCGCGCCCGGCGGACAGCGAGGTCCGCGTCGAGGTGCAGGCGGGCCGCGCGGGCCAGCCTCACAGGACCGGCTTTCTCACCGTGGACGCCGCCTCCGGCACGGCGCGCGCATGGGAGTCCTTCGCCGACGATTCGCCCGCACGGCGCGCGCAGCAGTTCCTTCGATACGCGCATACGGGGGAGTACTGGGGGCTGGGGGGCCAGCTGTTGGCAGGACTCTACTCGTTGGCGGCCGCGGTGATGGTGTGGACCGGCCTTTCGCTGGCGGTACGCCGGCTGCGACGCTTCGTCAGCTCCCGGCGGACGAACTAG
- a CDS encoding TonB-dependent receptor plug domain-containing protein codes for MPVDRRSPAPVAARWIGTLTLAATLCLAGCLAGGPEGATPSTGGGFGDITREELDRDAFGNAYTAIERLRRTWLRRRGAQTAYNLDNRPAVYLNGVRMEFRELRSISDDHIERISLLSPTDATTRFGTNHTAGAIMITTRRAPPD; via the coding sequence ATGCCCGTCGATCGACGAAGCCCTGCGCCAGTCGCGGCTCGCTGGATCGGGACGCTGACGCTCGCGGCAACGCTTTGCCTGGCGGGCTGTTTAGCGGGAGGTCCCGAAGGAGCCACGCCGTCCACAGGGGGCGGCTTCGGCGACATCACGAGAGAGGAGCTGGACAGGGACGCCTTCGGCAACGCCTACACCGCCATCGAGCGGCTCAGGCGCACCTGGCTGCGGCGCCGGGGCGCCCAGACCGCATACAACCTGGACAATCGGCCCGCGGTCTACCTGAACGGGGTCCGTATGGAATTCCGGGAGTTGCGCAGCATCAGCGACGATCACATCGAGCGGATTTCGCTGCTCTCCCCCACCGACGCCACGACGCGCTTCGGCACCAATCACACGGCGGGGGCCATCATGATCACTACGCGGCGCGCACCTCCAGACTAG
- a CDS encoding TonB-dependent receptor plug domain-containing protein: MSLWAWTLALSGLLCLGACAGGSGAGGDGPPPVRGTGDITREELNLEVYTSAHHAIERLRRSWLRRRGARTPNNPDNRPLVYMDGVRVGRIEELFGISAEYIERISLLSPTDATTRFGTGHASGAIVIVTRRGPPE, encoded by the coding sequence ATGTCCCTGTGGGCGTGGACCCTGGCGCTTTCAGGCCTCCTCTGCCTCGGCGCTTGCGCCGGCGGTTCGGGTGCCGGGGGAGACGGCCCCCCACCCGTCCGCGGAACCGGCGACATCACCAGGGAGGAGCTGAACCTGGAGGTGTACACCAGCGCCCACCACGCCATCGAGCGGCTCCGCCGCAGCTGGCTGCGGCGCCGGGGCGCCCGCACCCCGAACAACCCGGACAACCGGCCTTTGGTCTACATGGACGGGGTGCGCGTCGGGCGCATCGAGGAACTCTTCGGCATCAGCGCCGAATACATCGAGCGGATCTCGCTGCTCTCCCCCACCGATGCCACCACCCGGTTCGGCACCGGTCACGCCTCGGGGGCGATCGTGATCGTCACCCGCAGAGGTCCTCCGGAGTAG
- a CDS encoding RagB/SusD family nutrient uptake outer membrane protein has product MKTIRNGKRPARGRFTKIAALVLAATAAGACDSLLEVELPGNLTEDGLLIPDMANTMVVSAIADFECSYSDFSVSIGGLEDAYWESTGWFTRAWSEYRITSTSGNCGQSNTNAAFATSFQKARFQAEQAYNTISGFEEAVPDQDNLLATAALYAGLVYTVFGEHWCENTVDVGPLMTPSQLLAGGEEWLGTAIGHMGGDFDITAVTSSARQLAHLARARNRLSQGNMSGAAADAAQVTDPNFIAWVTRDNSVRKRWNQVYHMLNENKYGTITPPVMVDGVEVAPGFRNLTIAADGSQTVDDGMPDPRVPVVNTGQVGQDGVTPHWVQTKYRDQGYDIPLGDWAEAQLILAEVEVMSGDAASALSRINALRDRHGLPHASSVDMGVIVEERRREMFLEGRHHADKLRYGLWFPRGQNFNHKGVAYGPTTCLPIDETELELNPNTSG; this is encoded by the coding sequence ATGAAGACAATCAGAAATGGAAAGCGACCCGCCCGCGGACGATTCACGAAGATCGCCGCGCTCGTTCTGGCGGCGACGGCGGCCGGAGCATGCGACAGCCTGCTCGAGGTGGAGCTGCCGGGCAACCTGACCGAGGACGGGCTCCTCATTCCCGACATGGCCAATACCATGGTCGTGTCCGCGATCGCCGACTTCGAGTGCTCGTACTCGGACTTCTCGGTCTCCATCGGAGGCCTCGAGGACGCCTACTGGGAGTCGACCGGCTGGTTCACGCGAGCCTGGTCCGAGTACCGCATCACCTCCACCAGCGGCAACTGCGGCCAGAGCAATACCAACGCAGCGTTCGCAACCTCCTTCCAGAAGGCCCGCTTCCAGGCGGAGCAGGCGTACAACACCATCAGCGGGTTCGAGGAGGCCGTTCCGGACCAGGACAACCTGCTCGCGACCGCGGCACTCTACGCCGGGCTCGTCTACACCGTGTTCGGCGAGCACTGGTGCGAGAACACCGTGGACGTAGGACCGCTCATGACCCCGTCCCAGCTGCTGGCCGGCGGCGAGGAGTGGCTCGGCACCGCCATCGGCCACATGGGCGGCGACTTCGACATCACCGCAGTGACCTCGAGCGCGCGCCAGCTGGCGCACCTTGCCCGGGCCCGCAACCGCCTTTCGCAGGGCAACATGTCCGGAGCGGCGGCGGATGCGGCCCAGGTCACGGACCCGAACTTCATCGCCTGGGTCACCCGCGACAACTCGGTGCGCAAGCGGTGGAACCAGGTCTACCACATGCTCAACGAGAACAAGTACGGCACCATCACTCCTCCCGTGATGGTGGACGGAGTCGAGGTGGCGCCCGGCTTCCGCAACCTGACCATCGCCGCGGACGGGAGCCAGACGGTGGACGACGGCATGCCCGATCCCCGCGTCCCGGTGGTAAACACCGGTCAGGTGGGTCAGGACGGCGTCACCCCGCACTGGGTCCAGACCAAGTACCGTGACCAGGGGTACGATATTCCGCTCGGCGATTGGGCCGAGGCGCAGCTGATCCTGGCCGAGGTCGAGGTCATGTCCGGTGACGCGGCCTCCGCGCTGAGCCGTATCAATGCGTTGCGCGACCGGCACGGCCTGCCCCACGCTTCATCCGTGGACATGGGCGTCATCGTCGAGGAGCGGCGCCGCGAGATGTTCCTCGAAGGACGGCACCACGCCGACAAGCTGCGCTACGGGCTGTGGTTCCCGCGCGGCCAGAACTTCAACCACAAGGGAGTGGCCTACGGGCCGACGACGTGCCTTCCCATCGACGAAACCGAACTCGAGTTGAACCCCAACACGAGCGGCTGA